The Rhodopirellula halodulae DNA segment CAGCAAACCACGCGAGGTGGTGGTCGACATCGATGCCGACGGCACCGTGTATTTGCGAGGTGAGGCAACGCCTTTGGAGGAACTGGAAAAACTGCTTCAGAAAGCGGTGGCTAGCAACCCAACCAATCAGACGGTCGTGATTCGAGCGGACCAGAACGCCAGCTTCCAACCGGTGGTCAACGTGATGGATGTTTGCAATCGCACGGGAGTGAGCGATTACTCGGTGTCCACCAAAGATGGTCCGGCGGGCTGAACCGGTGAATCAAGATCCCCAACTGTTCGATGAAATGACGGATCCCGACGACGAGCGCATGTGGCCGCTCGACGTCGCGTTGGTCTCGTTGATCGGGCTGATCCTTTACATGATCCTGGGGTACCTTTCGTTCGATGACCCGCGGCCGCTGTACAACGCTTGGACCTACGTCGTGGCGGTGCCGTTGATCGGCGTCGGTTTTGGTTTTGCACTGCACCAATTCGCATCCAAGTACGTTCAGAAATCATTCCAACTTGGTTTTCTGTTCAGTGTTTTCGTCCACCTGCTGTTGGTGATTTTGGCGGTTCGCTGGGTCATCTTTCCGCACTACTTTCCGGAAGCTTTCGCGGGGGTGAAGCCCGACCGTTCACCCATCCGCAAAACGGTGCCGGAATATCTTTTTCAAAAGCCAGAAGAAACCAACGCGGTGACGCCGGATTGGTCGCAACCCGTGGATGCGGAAACGACTTCACAGGTGATACCGCTCGAGCAACGACAAATGCCGCCGGTCAAACGCTCGGCTCCGCGAATGGAAATCCCTCAACCGGATCAAGAACAACCCCGTGAACCGGAAAAGTTCTTGATGAAGCGAGTTCAACCGGAAATGGCTCAACCACAACCCGCGGAATCACCATCCCGTTTGGCACGACGACGCCAGCCGACCGAGCCTTTGCCACAATCGCAATCGTCGCCACAAGCACCGGAGATTCAGACCGCTGTGAAGCCAGCTCCGGCGGAATCGCCCGCGGAGCGCGCAGCCGAACCTGCTGCACGTGAACCACAACGACAACGAAGTGGAGCCTCGATTGCGGCGGCCGCCGATGCGGCTCCAATGCAATCCAACGAAACGTCCGCCACACCCATGCCATCGCCTCGGTCCATGGCGGAATCCATGCCGACTGTTGGTTCGGCGGGTTTGGCCCGTCAACGCAGCCAGCGCCAGCGTCCGACGCGACAAGCCGCTGCGGGAGCTGCCCCCACGCCGCCAACCGTTTCCATCGCGAAGATCGAAGTCGATGCGGAACGCATGTTGACTCCGGAACTCACCCCCATTCAACGAACCAGTTCCGCCGTCGGTGCCAACGTGACGTTGTCTCCTGGTGAAGCCGCCACGGCCGCGGTGGATTCACTCCCGACAACAGGGCAGGGCGATTTACCTCAAGCCGCGAAACTGGCCACCATGGCTGGCCTCCCGGATGCGATCGCAAGCTCGTTCAGCCGTCCACGATCCGCGAAAAGGCGTGCCGTCGGACGTCGAGGATCTACCGAAACGGCCTCGCCCGATTCCGGGGCCATCGCACAGATGTTGGCGGAGGCCGATGGAGCGGACTCCGGTGCATCGGGAACCAATCCCAACGAAGCCGCCGCGGAACGTGCGTTGGAAAATGCGACTCGCTCGACGGGTACAAAGGCGGATGCGTCGTCTGTCGCTGACCTGAGCCAGGCGGCCGATCCTCTGTTTGACCTGAACGCCCCGGATGGCCCGGCGGGCTTGGCGATGCAACCAGCAGAAAAAGCCGGCATCGTTCCGTCGGATGGGCCAGTGGAAATCGCTGCTCTGGACCTGACTCGCGGAACCAGAAAACGACAAAAGGTCGGTGGTCCAGTCACGCCAGCGGGCCTGTCCATCGCCGCGGTCGAGCAATTCAGTCGACGCGTCAAACGAACCAATGGTGGTGCGGCCCCGGCTCCCGCGGGCATGGTCGGACCGGCAACCGAAGAAGCGATTGAATTGGGGCTGGCTTACCTGGCCACGCTGCAAAAAGAGGATGGAAGCTGGTCGCTACAGGGACACGGCGATGATGTGATCTTGCAATCGGACACGGCCGCAACCGGTTTGTGCCTGCTGGCTTATCAAGGTGCCGGCTACACCCATCGCCAACACCAATACGCGTCGACCGTTGCCAAAGGATTGAAATTTCTGATCGACAACCAACGCACCAATGGTGATTTGTACCGACGGGAAAATCTGCTCAGCGATCAAAACGTCGCGTTCTATTCCCATGGCATTGCCTCGTTGGCGCTTTGCGAAG contains these protein-coding regions:
- a CDS encoding ExbD/TolR family protein, whose protein sequence is MAVQLKRSNVAGTLSLTPLIDVVFLLLIFFLVTSEFEDEERQLDIVLPSATSAVPMTSKPREVVVDIDADGTVYLRGEATPLEELEKLLQKAVASNPTNQTVVIRADQNASFQPVVNVMDVCNRTGVSDYSVSTKDGPAG